A single genomic interval of Streptococcus suis harbors:
- the pbp2a gene encoding penicillin-binding protein PBP2A, giving the protein MDDLQYQPIEVPEDFQIDHEDRPSRRRRGNRGSVDKPKKKSRIPEPIRKFWRRYQLTKILIILMVLTVLTVGGYLFFLAKTANVGDLQQALKATTIIYDKDGAEAGTLSGQKGTYVELDAVSDNLENAVIATEDRSFYKNSGINYQRTILAALTLGRSGGGSTITQQLAKNAFLTQDQTISRKAREFFLALEINKKYSKQEILTMYLNNAYFGNGVWGVEDASQKYFGIPASDLTLEQAAVIAGMLKGPEIYNPYYSLENAVNRRDTVLQNMVNAGYIDQATADAGFQVDLASQLSDTYTGKQSNYSYPSYFDAVIAEAIERYGLKESDIINNGYRIYTEMDQNSQASMQVIFNDETMFPTSSFDGTHAQAASVALDPRTGGVRALVGRVNSSEDAVFRTFNFATQAKRSPGSTIKPLVAYAPAVAAGWSIDMALDNHTETYGDYTLHNYDYSTSDTIPMYQALALSYNLPVAYIVNTLGIDKAFEYGQKFGLDMENVEKVLGVSIGSGVETNPLQMAQAYATFANKGVMKDAHLITRIETASGKVLAEHRETSTKVIDRSVADKMTAMMLGTYTNGTGVTADAANYYIAGKTGTTETSFDVNLVNDQWHIAYTPDLVISQWVGFEQTDENHYIDSSSYWMAPSVFQTVANSILPYTAGTQFEVENAYAQNGIVEVAPDEATQTESSLGQEQVQEISDQAKNLIEQTKQNLIDAQLPERAKTLWDNITSWFGELSNP; this is encoded by the coding sequence ATGGACGATTTGCAATACCAGCCAATCGAAGTTCCAGAAGATTTCCAAATTGATCATGAAGACCGACCTAGCCGTCGCCGCAGGGGAAATCGTGGCTCTGTTGATAAACCAAAGAAAAAATCACGTATTCCAGAGCCGATTCGTAAATTTTGGCGCCGTTATCAACTGACTAAAATTTTAATCATTTTAATGGTCCTGACAGTTCTTACAGTAGGTGGCTATCTATTTTTCCTTGCAAAGACAGCTAATGTTGGTGATTTACAACAGGCGCTAAAAGCCACAACGATTATTTACGATAAAGATGGTGCGGAAGCTGGGACATTGTCTGGTCAGAAGGGGACCTATGTAGAGCTGGATGCTGTCTCTGATAATTTAGAGAATGCCGTTATCGCTACAGAAGATCGGAGCTTCTACAAAAATTCAGGCATTAATTACCAGCGTACAATTTTGGCTGCCTTGACGTTAGGTCGGTCTGGAGGTGGTTCAACTATTACCCAGCAATTGGCAAAAAATGCCTTTCTAACTCAGGATCAGACCATCAGTCGAAAGGCTCGAGAATTCTTTTTGGCTCTGGAAATCAATAAAAAGTACAGCAAGCAAGAAATTTTGACCATGTATCTCAACAATGCCTACTTTGGAAACGGGGTCTGGGGAGTGGAAGATGCAAGCCAAAAATACTTCGGTATTCCAGCCAGTGATCTTACTCTTGAGCAAGCAGCCGTCATAGCAGGTATGCTCAAGGGACCTGAGATTTATAATCCTTATTATTCTCTAGAAAATGCAGTTAATCGTCGGGATACAGTCCTGCAAAATATGGTCAATGCTGGTTATATTGATCAGGCGACTGCAGATGCAGGTTTCCAAGTAGACCTAGCCAGTCAGCTTTCAGATACCTATACAGGGAAACAAAGCAATTATTCCTATCCATCCTATTTTGATGCTGTGATTGCTGAGGCGATTGAGCGATACGGACTGAAAGAATCAGACATTATTAATAACGGCTATAGGATTTACACAGAGATGGATCAAAATTCTCAAGCCAGCATGCAGGTGATTTTTAATGATGAGACTATGTTCCCAACGTCAAGTTTTGATGGTACCCATGCTCAGGCTGCCAGCGTAGCTCTTGATCCTAGGACTGGTGGAGTTCGCGCCTTGGTTGGTCGAGTTAACAGTTCAGAGGATGCGGTCTTTCGGACTTTCAACTTTGCAACACAAGCCAAGCGCAGTCCTGGTTCAACAATCAAGCCTCTTGTTGCCTATGCTCCAGCAGTAGCGGCGGGCTGGTCGATTGATATGGCTCTGGATAACCATACAGAAACCTACGGCGATTACACCTTGCATAACTATGATTATTCGACTTCTGATACCATTCCAATGTATCAAGCTTTGGCTCTCTCTTACAATTTACCAGTAGCTTATATAGTGAACACCTTGGGGATTGACAAAGCCTTCGAGTATGGACAAAAGTTTGGACTTGATATGGAAAATGTCGAGAAAGTTTTGGGTGTTTCAATTGGTTCTGGAGTGGAGACTAATCCTCTGCAAATGGCCCAGGCCTACGCTACTTTTGCGAATAAGGGTGTGATGAAGGATGCCCACCTCATCACTCGTATTGAAACAGCTAGTGGAAAGGTTTTAGCAGAGCATCGAGAAACAAGTACCAAGGTGATTGACCGCTCTGTCGCAGATAAGATGACAGCAATGATGCTTGGAACCTATACCAATGGTACGGGAGTGACAGCAGATGCGGCCAATTATTATATTGCTGGGAAAACAGGAACAACCGAAACAAGTTTTGATGTCAATCTTGTCAATGATCAGTGGCATATTGCTTACACACCTGATTTGGTCATCAGTCAGTGGGTTGGTTTTGAGCAGACAGATGAAAATCATTATATAGATAGCAGTAGCTACTGGATGGCTCCGTCGGTCTTCCAGACTGTAGCCAATTCAATCTTGCCATATACTGCAGGAACTCAGTTCGAAGTAGAAAATGCCTATGCACAAAATGGTATTGTAGAAGTAGCTCCAGATGAGGCTACGCAAACTGAATCAAGCCTTGGTCAAGAACAGGTACAAGAAATTTCAGATCAGGCGAAAAACTTGATTGAGCAAACCAAACAAAATCTAATCGATGCCCAGTTACCAGAACGAGCAAAAACCTTGTGGGATAACATTACGTCTTGGTTTGGAGAGTTGTCAAATCCATAA
- a CDS encoding S8 family serine peptidase, with product MKQKWSQIENKQRFSIKKLSVGVASVSIGFFITGIPMVQADTSGEGLESTVAVATDMDSRPDSVAEKKEDGPLSDEPVNMDQVDEPVAEEGGVEEVVDTEAGEESGLLTDRAATEIKTTAGKTTDESREKEDISGKEASAPQTSPQESPVEPEEVTRGRYILQFSDENRNLVLDKLKKIDGVKIVHEYKEVLTGASVEVGKESLSDVKAITELTSLEESRRIRPTLHTAKQLVGTLKASSKYQTDGRGMVIAVIDSGLDIKHKDMRLDEGVVPKIKEITPSTTGTYTLKVPHGYNYVSGNDNLYDDTHEPHGMHIAGTLAGNATDEEVASKQGIDGIAPNAQLLVYKIFSNDPKNYKAETEDAAYAAIEDAIKHGADVISLSVGYYDSGLPGNAYYTIAKRAAEKGIIITAAIGNAGASSSDTSFDLHTNNALGAVDTATTVGVAATPAVIGVGSARNTHLVQREFMLNGQSFGYYPIGYTTLTEGKYEFVDAGNGRWEEVQGLDLAGKVAIIKKDKFDLKDAVRNLKFKDVAGIIVINTDQGWNKDYYKTHQLLVDDKTLLSYSSIWGISLSGEDGRRLLEVANQSQGNTGLVLKPTIGMKKLIEVPTVSGFSSWGPTVNLELKPEIVAPGEDVYATLNDNRYGSMSGTSMASPIVAGASALLLPRIRQMTPPEGMTRMDLLRIILMNTATPLVDVLDSSGHALENSPRQQGAGLLQIDRAFETDVILHHRLKGGVELKEIGRETEFEVTLENLGNQQRNFAISAGKVLTSQDVPVDRIGRSGKVVKEIHATEIKGSSLHLSEQSIQLGPKEKKTIRLRLDAGEAKDQFAEGYIYFKSLTEGQSDISIPYFGFVGDWSKERIVDAPAWETGSKLKLTSVLSSYKHNKSGRYIELGREKIQDNQSPINPEDIAIQNQHSDSQTGNAFVRFVLLRDITNYDLDIVKEATEDAPVLRRIDTGTMLSRVRYVDYFESLSEYSKLRTPIELHRWDGKLYDASQDENIPAPEGQYFFRLRVKNKENGAYQYTYLPVKIDNQKPEIVAIDTNRLTSHRELVVTAKDNNKVWEVRANLNGEDLLVEKVVDDAGQLHYHLKEVELPLDAKNHLRVEVMDIAGNVVAVEKDLVAPVIQFKNLEDLMAIRSKKTVEIKANVSAQVSDVQANLDAQVVNYSLENGQLSLQIPEQSDGRHSFELILKDKDGKLIYTKTLNYLVDNEKPTIDLDIEEDEEVIQIGKNGRFTLKGKVSDNVSLPKNIKLYYSNLDIGKGELKFIDVKEDGSFEQDFFKSDFPRAIILTAVDEKGNKLKDLRINTSPESLDEEEETEVPITVNNWLIDPIRFNKESLGRELDSGLVDFKKQEDGTYLFTFEIKSETEQAHSVRINGGEKRYFEDGKLTYPVTLIEEGNVVDISVYNEEDELTYTKKYQMLVDTENPVLQLENEVLPLERQVVDSEEDEDEENQYAGVLLADADGHLTLTGSAKDNGIYWSLKINEDFVARGGFWRQYGNNEKAFRYELHSLKDGDTVKLDLSDSFGNAVVKKYKVRLNDKEVSEQVPEKDLHVEQSDKDQAPSIPVPKSEAYVPMPKEDNSLAPQTESTEIALLTGDTIEDGVEHLVRLTKHEEALGISDERIEVSVPHRELFERSGRGETSALAADTSGKLPQTGDSLGSVFISALLGLFGGAMALGNLKRKE from the coding sequence ATGAAACAGAAGTGGTCTCAGATTGAGAATAAACAACGCTTTAGTATCAAGAAGTTAAGTGTCGGTGTGGCATCGGTATCAATAGGATTTTTTATCACAGGTATTCCGATGGTTCAAGCAGATACTAGTGGAGAAGGATTGGAGTCTACGGTTGCGGTCGCAACGGATATGGATAGTAGGCCAGATTCTGTGGCAGAGAAAAAAGAAGATGGACCATTATCAGATGAGCCAGTTAACATGGATCAGGTGGATGAACCAGTTGCTGAAGAGGGAGGGGTCGAAGAAGTTGTAGATACAGAGGCGGGTGAAGAATCAGGTCTTCTCACAGATCGAGCTGCGACCGAGATAAAAACTACAGCTGGTAAGACAACAGATGAGTCAAGGGAAAAAGAAGACATTAGCGGAAAAGAAGCTAGTGCTCCTCAAACAAGCCCGCAGGAATCACCGGTTGAGCCAGAAGAGGTGACAAGAGGGCGCTATATTTTACAATTTTCCGACGAGAACCGAAATCTTGTATTGGATAAATTAAAGAAAATTGATGGCGTTAAAATTGTTCATGAGTATAAGGAGGTTTTAACGGGAGCATCTGTAGAGGTGGGGAAAGAAAGTTTGTCTGATGTGAAGGCAATTACCGAATTAACCTCTTTAGAAGAGAGTCGCCGTATCAGACCGACTCTTCATACTGCTAAACAGCTGGTTGGTACCTTAAAAGCAAGTTCTAAATACCAGACAGATGGTCGGGGAATGGTGATTGCAGTCATTGACTCTGGTTTGGATATTAAGCACAAAGACATGAGGTTGGATGAAGGTGTCGTCCCTAAAATCAAGGAAATTACTCCATCTACGACAGGGACATACACACTGAAAGTTCCCCATGGCTATAATTACGTATCCGGTAATGATAATCTCTACGATGATACCCACGAACCACATGGTATGCACATAGCAGGAACCCTGGCTGGAAATGCAACAGACGAAGAAGTTGCGTCTAAACAGGGGATTGATGGGATTGCTCCCAACGCACAGCTGCTAGTCTACAAGATTTTTTCAAATGACCCTAAAAATTATAAGGCTGAGACGGAGGATGCTGCTTATGCTGCTATTGAAGATGCTATCAAACACGGGGCAGATGTCATTAGTTTGAGCGTTGGTTATTATGATAGCGGGCTGCCAGGGAATGCTTACTACACGATTGCTAAGAGGGCAGCAGAAAAGGGGATTATCATTACAGCAGCTATTGGTAATGCTGGTGCCTCCTCTTCAGACACCTCCTTTGACTTGCATACAAATAATGCCTTAGGAGCTGTGGATACGGCAACAACAGTTGGTGTGGCAGCGACTCCCGCAGTTATCGGGGTTGGTTCGGCAAGAAATACCCATCTTGTTCAACGTGAATTTATGCTGAATGGACAGTCTTTTGGCTACTATCCTATTGGCTATACAACGCTTACAGAGGGAAAATATGAATTTGTAGATGCTGGAAATGGTCGCTGGGAAGAAGTGCAGGGGCTTGATTTGGCTGGTAAAGTAGCGATTATCAAAAAAGATAAGTTTGACTTGAAAGATGCCGTTCGTAATTTGAAATTCAAGGATGTTGCTGGAATTATTGTGATAAATACTGATCAGGGATGGAATAAGGATTATTATAAGACCCATCAGTTATTGGTAGACGATAAGACTTTGCTTTCCTATTCCTCTATCTGGGGCATCAGTCTTAGTGGGGAAGATGGAAGGCGATTATTAGAAGTTGCCAACCAATCGCAAGGTAACACTGGTTTGGTTCTTAAACCTACAATTGGAATGAAGAAGTTAATTGAAGTGCCGACTGTATCAGGTTTTTCTAGTTGGGGTCCTACGGTCAACTTAGAATTGAAGCCAGAGATTGTGGCACCAGGGGAGGATGTTTATGCAACCTTGAATGACAATCGTTATGGCTCCATGTCAGGGACTTCGATGGCTTCGCCAATTGTGGCGGGTGCCAGTGCACTTTTATTGCCACGGATTCGCCAAATGACACCACCAGAAGGCATGACTAGGATGGATTTGCTGAGAATCATTTTGATGAATACTGCTACCCCTTTGGTTGATGTTCTAGATTCATCTGGGCATGCTTTGGAAAATTCTCCGAGACAACAAGGTGCTGGTCTGCTGCAGATCGATAGAGCCTTTGAAACAGATGTGATTCTTCACCACCGTCTAAAAGGAGGGGTGGAATTAAAAGAAATAGGGCGTGAGACAGAATTTGAGGTGACCTTGGAAAATCTGGGAAACCAACAAAGAAACTTTGCTATTTCAGCTGGGAAAGTATTGACTAGTCAAGATGTTCCTGTTGATAGAATAGGACGTTCTGGAAAAGTAGTTAAAGAGATTCATGCGACAGAAATCAAGGGTTCGAGTCTTCATCTTTCTGAGCAATCTATTCAACTGGGGCCGAAAGAGAAGAAAACCATTCGCCTGAGATTGGATGCAGGAGAAGCGAAAGACCAGTTTGCAGAAGGGTATATTTACTTCAAATCATTGACGGAGGGGCAGTCTGACATCAGCATTCCTTATTTTGGCTTTGTGGGTGACTGGTCAAAAGAAAGGATTGTCGATGCACCGGCTTGGGAAACTGGTTCTAAATTGAAACTGACCTCGGTTTTATCTAGCTATAAACACAATAAGTCTGGGCGCTATATTGAACTTGGGCGTGAAAAGATTCAAGATAATCAATCACCTATAAATCCAGAAGATATTGCAATTCAAAACCAACATTCAGATAGCCAAACAGGGAATGCTTTTGTTCGATTTGTACTATTGAGGGATATTACCAACTATGACTTGGATATTGTAAAAGAGGCTACAGAAGATGCTCCTGTTCTGAGGCGGATTGACACAGGAACCATGCTGTCTCGTGTTCGCTATGTAGATTATTTTGAAAGTCTTTCGGAGTATTCCAAGCTTCGTACTCCGATAGAATTGCACCGCTGGGATGGAAAACTGTACGATGCAAGTCAGGATGAAAACATACCAGCACCAGAAGGACAATATTTCTTCAGATTGCGGGTGAAAAACAAAGAAAACGGGGCCTATCAGTATACTTATCTGCCAGTCAAAATTGATAATCAAAAGCCAGAGATTGTCGCGATTGATACCAATCGTCTAACCAGCCATAGAGAACTAGTCGTTACAGCCAAGGATAATAATAAAGTTTGGGAGGTTCGAGCTAATCTAAATGGAGAAGATCTTCTTGTTGAAAAGGTTGTAGATGATGCAGGTCAACTACATTACCATCTCAAAGAAGTGGAACTGCCACTCGATGCTAAAAATCATCTCCGTGTTGAGGTGATGGATATAGCGGGTAATGTGGTTGCTGTTGAAAAAGACTTGGTGGCGCCTGTAATCCAGTTTAAAAATTTGGAAGATTTGATGGCAATTCGAAGTAAGAAAACTGTAGAAATTAAAGCGAACGTCTCAGCGCAAGTTTCCGATGTGCAGGCTAACTTGGATGCTCAGGTTGTGAATTACTCTCTTGAGAATGGTCAACTATCTCTCCAGATTCCAGAGCAATCAGATGGACGTCATAGTTTTGAATTAATCTTGAAAGATAAGGATGGCAAGCTTATTTACACTAAAACCTTGAATTATTTGGTAGATAATGAAAAGCCGACGATTGATCTTGATATTGAAGAGGATGAAGAGGTTATCCAGATTGGCAAAAACGGGCGTTTTACATTGAAGGGGAAAGTGAGTGATAATGTTAGTCTTCCTAAGAACATCAAACTTTACTATTCCAATCTAGACATTGGTAAGGGCGAGCTGAAATTCATAGATGTAAAAGAAGACGGCAGTTTTGAGCAAGACTTCTTTAAATCCGATTTTCCTAGAGCCATCATATTAACAGCGGTAGATGAGAAAGGCAATAAATTAAAGGACCTTCGTATCAATACAAGTCCAGAGAGTCTGGATGAGGAGGAGGAAACAGAAGTTCCGATTACTGTCAATAACTGGTTGATTGACCCAATTCGTTTCAATAAAGAAAGTCTTGGTCGTGAGCTAGATAGCGGGTTAGTTGACTTCAAAAAGCAAGAAGATGGGACTTATCTATTTACATTTGAAATAAAATCAGAAACCGAACAAGCTCATTCTGTGCGCATCAATGGTGGTGAAAAACGCTATTTTGAGGATGGCAAGTTGACCTATCCAGTTACTCTGATTGAAGAGGGAAATGTTGTGGATATAAGTGTGTACAATGAGGAGGATGAGTTGACTTACACGAAGAAATATCAGATGTTGGTTGATACAGAAAATCCTGTTTTACAGCTGGAAAATGAGGTGCTACCATTGGAAAGACAGGTAGTGGATAGTGAAGAAGATGAAGACGAGGAAAATCAGTATGCAGGAGTTCTCCTGGCAGATGCTGATGGGCACTTGACACTTACCGGAAGCGCCAAGGATAATGGAATTTATTGGTCCTTGAAGATCAACGAAGATTTTGTAGCTCGAGGAGGCTTCTGGAGGCAGTATGGAAATAATGAAAAAGCCTTTCGCTATGAGCTACATAGTCTGAAAGACGGGGATACAGTCAAACTTGATTTGAGTGACAGTTTTGGAAATGCTGTTGTGAAGAAATATAAGGTACGGTTAAATGACAAGGAAGTATCTGAGCAGGTTCCTGAAAAAGACCTTCATGTGGAGCAATCAGATAAGGATCAAGCCCCTAGCATTCCTGTTCCGAAATCGGAAGCGTATGTACCAATGCCAAAAGAAGATAATTCGCTTGCTCCGCAAACAGAATCCACTGAAATCGCGCTGTTAACTGGCGATACAATAGAAGATGGTGTGGAGCATTTGGTGAGACTTACAAAACATGAGGAGGCACTAGGAATTTCTGACGAGAGAATAGAAGTGTCCGTACCTCACAGAGAATTATTTGAAAGAAGCGGAAGAGGAGAGACAAGTGCATTAGCGGCGGATACTAGTGGGAAACTGCCTCAAACTGGGGATAGCCTTGGAAGTGTCTTTATAAGTGCTTTGTTAGGTCTATTTGGTGGAGCTATGGCCCTCGGAAATCTGAAGCGAAAAGAATAG
- the secE gene encoding preprotein translocase subunit SecE, protein MKFIKDIIRILKDTSWPTRKQSWTDFVSVVEYTAFFVAVVYLFDLILSRGIMSLINLF, encoded by the coding sequence ATGAAATTTATCAAAGACATTATCCGCATTTTAAAAGATACGTCTTGGCCAACTCGTAAGCAGAGCTGGACGGATTTCGTGTCTGTAGTGGAATATACTGCCTTTTTCGTAGCGGTGGTTTACCTCTTTGACTTGATCTTGTCACGAGGAATCATGAGCTTGATCAATCTTTTCTAG
- the rpmG gene encoding 50S ribosomal protein L33, which translates to MALKKASLACTVCGSRNYSISLSSNPKPTRLEVNKFCKHCGQYTVHKETR; encoded by the coding sequence ATGGCACTAAAAAAAGCAAGCCTAGCCTGTACTGTTTGTGGTTCTCGAAACTATTCAATCAGCCTTTCGAGCAATCCCAAGCCAACACGGTTAGAAGTAAATAAATTTTGTAAACACTGTGGACAATACACTGTTCACAAGGAAACCAGATAG
- a CDS encoding NAD(P)/FAD-dependent oxidoreductase, with product MTQVYDITIIGGGPVGLFAAFYAHLRQAKVKIIDSLPQLGGQPAILYPEKAILDIPAFPSLTGQELTDNLLAQLAPFDTTICLNETLTAIKPGETITLTTNKGCHQTKTLIIAMGGGAFKPRPLEIDGADSFDNVHYHVSNIQQYADKDIVVLGGGDSAVDWSLAFEKIAKTTHIVHRRDNFRALEHSVEELKQSSVTIHTPFIPKGLSGENGRASAIDFDKVKSEDKLTLSFDHLFVNYGFKSSIGTLKEWGLELNRHRIVVNSKQETSVPGIYAIGDCCFYEGKIDLIATGLGEAPTAVNNAMNYLNPNEKVQPKHSTSL from the coding sequence ATGACACAAGTATATGACATTACTATCATCGGTGGCGGTCCAGTCGGTTTATTCGCCGCTTTCTACGCCCACCTCCGTCAAGCCAAGGTCAAAATCATTGACTCCCTGCCCCAACTGGGTGGCCAGCCTGCCATTCTCTATCCTGAAAAGGCCATTTTGGACATTCCTGCCTTCCCAAGTCTGACAGGACAAGAGTTGACCGACAACCTCCTCGCTCAACTGGCTCCATTTGATACTACCATCTGCCTCAATGAAACCCTGACTGCTATCAAACCTGGGGAAACCATTACCCTAACAACCAACAAGGGCTGCCACCAGACCAAGACTCTGATTATCGCCATGGGTGGCGGGGCCTTCAAGCCACGTCCGCTGGAGATTGATGGTGCTGACAGCTTTGACAACGTCCATTACCACGTGTCTAATATCCAGCAGTATGCCGACAAGGACATCGTCGTCTTGGGTGGTGGTGATTCTGCGGTCGATTGGTCCCTGGCCTTTGAAAAAATTGCTAAGACTACTCACATTGTCCACCGTCGCGACAACTTCCGCGCCCTTGAACACAGCGTAGAGGAACTCAAGCAGTCCAGCGTCACCATCCACACACCTTTTATCCCTAAAGGGCTTTCTGGGGAAAATGGCAGAGCTTCTGCCATTGATTTCGATAAGGTAAAAAGCGAGGACAAGCTCACCCTGTCTTTTGACCACCTCTTTGTCAACTACGGTTTCAAATCATCTATCGGCACGCTAAAAGAATGGGGATTGGAGCTCAATCGCCACCGCATCGTGGTCAACAGCAAACAAGAAACCTCTGTCCCTGGTATCTATGCCATCGGTGACTGTTGCTTCTACGAGGGTAAAATCGACCTGATTGCGACTGGACTGGGCGAAGCCCCAACCGCTGTTAACAATGCCATGAACTACCTCAATCCAAACGAAAAAGTGCAACCAAAGCACTCAACCAGCCTATAA
- a CDS encoding RluA family pseudouridine synthase, translating into MKIDIRIPQAFPQLTVKEVLEDYFLIPRKIRHFLRTKKQVRVNGELINWQSPITAGDLLELTFDQEDYPEKSIPLGQADLVKELYQDEHLIIVNKPEGMKTHGNEPTEIALLNHVSAYVGQTCYVVHRLDMETSGAILFAKNPFILPILNRLLEDKVIYRDYLALCQGQLKKTDWTITDKIGRDRHDRRKRVVDNRKGQAALTQVHLLKPLGKNSLVSCRLQTGRTHQIRVHLSHHGHALIGDPLYSRVAAPRLMLHAQKLSLTHPLTLEEISVEARSETFEKVLRNSN; encoded by the coding sequence ATGAAAATTGACATTCGCATTCCCCAAGCCTTTCCCCAACTCACTGTCAAGGAAGTCTTGGAAGATTATTTTCTCATTCCTAGAAAAATCCGTCACTTCCTCCGCACCAAGAAACAGGTCCGTGTCAACGGTGAGCTGATTAATTGGCAGAGCCCGATTACCGCAGGCGACTTGTTAGAATTGACCTTTGACCAGGAAGATTATCCTGAAAAAAGCATTCCACTTGGACAAGCGGACTTGGTGAAGGAACTCTATCAAGATGAGCATTTGATTATCGTCAACAAGCCTGAGGGTATGAAAACCCACGGCAATGAGCCGACGGAGATTGCCCTGCTCAACCATGTATCTGCCTATGTCGGCCAGACCTGCTATGTGGTCCATAGGCTGGATATGGAAACCAGCGGAGCCATTCTCTTCGCCAAAAATCCCTTTATCCTGCCCATTCTCAATCGGCTTTTGGAAGACAAGGTCATCTACCGTGACTACCTAGCCCTCTGCCAAGGCCAGCTAAAAAAGACAGACTGGACTATTACTGATAAAATCGGACGGGACCGACACGACCGCAGAAAGCGGGTGGTCGATAACCGCAAGGGGCAGGCAGCCCTTACCCAGGTCCACCTCTTGAAGCCCCTTGGCAAAAATAGTCTAGTTTCCTGTCGTCTCCAGACAGGAAGGACCCACCAGATTCGGGTGCATTTGTCTCATCATGGTCATGCTCTAATCGGTGACCCGCTTTACAGTCGAGTCGCAGCACCTCGCCTCATGCTCCACGCCCAAAAACTCAGCCTGACCCACCCGCTGACACTCGAAGAAATCAGCGTAGAAGCACGGTCGGAGACTTTTGAGAAAGTGTTGAGAAACAGCAATTAA
- the nusG gene encoding transcription termination/antitermination protein NusG — protein sequence MYDSFDKGWFVLQTYSGYENKVKENLLQRAHTYNMLENILRVEIPTQTVQVEKNGEVKEVEENRFPGYVLVEMVMTDEAWFVVRNTPNVTGFVGSHGNRSKPTPLLEEEIRQILVSMGQTVQEFDLDVKVGDTVRIIDGAFTDYTGKITEIDNNKVKMVISMFGNDTIAEVNLSQIAEL from the coding sequence ATGTACGATAGTTTTGATAAAGGCTGGTTTGTTTTACAGACCTACTCAGGATATGAAAATAAAGTGAAGGAAAACTTGCTCCAACGTGCCCACACTTATAACATGTTGGAAAACATCCTTCGTGTAGAAATTCCAACTCAGACTGTTCAGGTTGAAAAGAACGGTGAGGTCAAGGAAGTGGAAGAAAACCGTTTCCCTGGTTATGTTTTGGTTGAAATGGTTATGACCGATGAAGCTTGGTTTGTGGTTCGTAACACGCCAAACGTTACAGGTTTCGTGGGTTCACACGGTAACCGTTCAAAACCAACGCCACTTTTGGAAGAAGAAATTCGTCAAATCTTGGTGTCTATGGGACAAACCGTTCAAGAATTTGATCTTGATGTAAAAGTTGGCGACACTGTGCGTATCATTGACGGTGCTTTCACAGACTATACAGGTAAAATTACAGAAATCGACAACAACAAGGTTAAGATGGTTATCTCTATGTTTGGTAATGATACCATTGCTGAAGTTAATTTGAGCCAGATTGCTGAGTTGTAA